The following proteins come from a genomic window of Pseudomonadota bacterium:
- a CDS encoding VPLPA-CTERM sorting domain-containing protein → MADRFAAQGWWKKPPNNRKIMLFKFKDNLFNQEKRKRKMKKSVWLGLALAGLLILAGIPALAYDYSAIGVNITVFDGVGNGSTNWFGDQEDQEVEYSSQYNAVTGQDWDMEAFFWKNETSTLTMIGGYDLIDGKDGIKPGDVFLDVGSNGSWDYAISFSNTGTATWYALDASSTLIPTTHFPTSDPWKYASGATDSGSLNSLYTAFFSTDLAGVATGGNHNAIALDLSGLTLGTSFTVHFTMACGNDNLVGRVTHDTPNVPIPGAVWLLGSGFAGLVGLRRRRQN, encoded by the coding sequence GTGGCGGATCGGTTTGCAGCTCAGGGTTGGTGGAAAAAACCACCGAACAATCGTAAAATCATGCTTTTTAAGTTCAAAGACAACCTCTTCAACCAGGAAAAAAGGAAAAGAAAAATGAAAAAATCGGTATGGCTCGGTCTTGCCTTGGCGGGTTTACTCATTCTTGCCGGAATCCCGGCGCTGGCTTACGATTACAGCGCCATCGGGGTAAACATCACGGTTTTTGACGGTGTCGGCAATGGTTCAACCAATTGGTTCGGCGACCAGGAAGATCAAGAAGTGGAATACAGCTCCCAATATAACGCCGTCACCGGTCAGGACTGGGACATGGAAGCCTTCTTCTGGAAAAACGAGACCTCCACCCTGACCATGATCGGCGGCTACGATCTGATCGACGGCAAAGACGGTATTAAGCCCGGCGATGTTTTTCTGGATGTCGGCAGCAATGGCAGCTGGGATTACGCGATTTCCTTCAGTAATACGGGAACCGCCACCTGGTATGCGCTCGACGCCTCCAGCACGTTGATCCCCACGACCCACTTCCCCACGTCCGACCCCTGGAAATATGCCAGCGGAGCCACTGACAGCGGGAGCTTGAATTCACTGTACACCGCTTTTTTCAGCACTGATTTAGCCGGGGTCGCCACCGGAGGAAATCACAACGCGATCGCCTTGGATCTTTCCGGTCTCACCCTGGGCACCAGCTTTACCGTCCATTTCACGATGGCCTGCGGCAACGACAATCTTGTGGGCAGAGTTACGCACGACACCCCGAACGTCCCCATTCCCGGAGCCGTCTGGCTGCTGGGTTCCGGCTTTGCCGGTCTGGTGGGACTGCGCCGTCGTCGGCAGAATTAA
- a CDS encoding sigma-70 family RNA polymerase sigma factor produces the protein MEKSLSLTNTDSFLRYVTEISRIPLLTQEEENELALRYKKNNELAAAHRLVTANLRFVVKIASEYRGYRMRMMDLIQEGNMGLMRAVKKFDPDRGYRLISYAVWWIRAYIQDYIIRSWSLVKVGTTQLQKKLFFKLGKVRGFLNGDELDTAEITALADSREEDAKVRDFCQRLNARDFSLDCSLADSETIYLDLLADDSEDQEESLLLRETETDRRRLIAQALRELTLRERQVVAGRFLGDDDKTLQDVGDELGITRERVRQLESNALKKLEKILGPKIGALALT, from the coding sequence ATGGAAAAATCCTTATCTTTGACTAATACCGATTCGTTTTTACGTTATGTGACCGAGATCAGTCGGATTCCTCTGTTGACCCAGGAAGAGGAGAACGAACTCGCCCTGCGTTATAAAAAAAATAACGAGCTGGCCGCCGCGCATCGGCTGGTTACCGCCAATCTGCGTTTTGTCGTCAAGATCGCCAGTGAATACCGGGGGTATCGCATGCGCATGATGGACCTGATTCAGGAAGGCAACATGGGCCTGATGCGGGCCGTCAAAAAGTTTGATCCGGATCGGGGATATCGCCTGATTTCCTATGCGGTCTGGTGGATTCGCGCCTATATTCAGGATTATATCATTCGTTCCTGGAGCCTGGTCAAGGTCGGCACCACGCAGCTGCAGAAAAAACTTTTTTTCAAACTCGGCAAGGTGCGGGGTTTTCTCAACGGGGACGAGCTGGATACGGCGGAAATCACGGCCCTGGCCGACAGTCGTGAAGAAGACGCCAAGGTGCGGGATTTCTGTCAGCGGCTCAACGCCCGTGATTTTTCCCTGGATTGTTCCCTGGCCGACAGCGAGACCATCTATCTTGATCTGCTTGCGGACGACAGTGAAGATCAGGAGGAAAGCCTTTTGTTGCGGGAGACCGAGACCGACCGCCGTCGCCTGATCGCTCAGGCGCTGCGTGAGCTGACCTTGCGGGAACGGCAGGTGGTCGCCGGCCGTTTTCTAGGGGACGATGACAAGACTTTGCAGGATGTCGGGGACGAACTGGGGATTACCCGGGAGCGCGTGCGGCAGCTTGAAAGCAACGCCCTGAAGAAACTGGAGAAAATTCTGGGGCCGAAGATCGGTGCCCTGGCCCTGACCTAG